Proteins from one Entomospira culicis genomic window:
- a CDS encoding DUF368 domain-containing protein, which produces MIQTIALLLKGIAIGITDVIPGVSGATTAMLLGVYDKIIAHASQSIHAIKAKNRLAFLSHLRFLIPILLGVGMGLVLFAKIIKFLLLHWPSHTQIVFTGLILGAIPTIVRQGEFFPVNRKKTISFSVGALLMITILAWDFYTGANTSVLSADLPTITVGYILQLFAVGFIASIAIALPGISGSLILLLMGQYSQILSLMNFWIDRLLQGEMVWAPFIALSAFALGILIGLFFYAVLVAKIMHRHKDALFSFALGLILFSVIKIWPKTSLSLSHLTLLLVAMTLPLLSTKLGNRRNA; this is translated from the coding sequence ATGATCCAAACTATCGCACTCTTATTAAAAGGCATCGCCATCGGCATTACCGACGTTATCCCCGGAGTCTCCGGTGCCACCACCGCCATGCTTCTGGGCGTTTACGACAAAATCATCGCGCACGCTAGCCAAAGCATCCACGCCATCAAAGCCAAAAATCGACTGGCCTTCCTCTCGCATCTACGCTTCCTCATACCCATCCTCTTAGGTGTCGGAATGGGGCTGGTTCTCTTTGCGAAAATCATCAAATTTCTGCTCCTGCACTGGCCCAGCCATACACAAATCGTCTTCACGGGTCTCATTCTTGGTGCAATCCCCACCATCGTTCGGCAAGGCGAATTCTTCCCCGTCAACCGAAAAAAAACGATAAGCTTTAGCGTCGGTGCGCTCCTGATGATCACCATTCTCGCATGGGACTTCTACACTGGCGCAAACACATCCGTTCTCTCTGCCGACCTACCTACAATCACCGTAGGATACATTTTACAGCTCTTTGCCGTCGGATTTATCGCCTCTATCGCCATCGCGCTGCCTGGCATTTCAGGAAGCCTGATCCTCTTACTCATGGGACAGTATAGCCAAATTTTATCGTTAATGAACTTCTGGATCGATCGCCTACTCCAAGGCGAAATGGTCTGGGCCCCCTTTATCGCACTAAGCGCTTTTGCTCTTGGCATTTTGATCGGACTCTTCTTTTACGCCGTACTCGTGGCAAAAATTATGCATCGCCACAAAGACGCCCTCTTTAGCTTTGCCCTCGGGCTTATCCTCTTCTCGGTGATAAAAATCTGGCCTAAAACCAGCCTATCCCTTAGCCACCTAACCCTCTTGCTGGTAGCCATGACACTCCCACTTCTCAGCACTAAGCTGGGAAACAGACGTAACGCATAA
- the rlmKL gene encoding bifunctional 23S rRNA (guanine(2069)-N(7))-methyltransferase RlmK/23S rRNA (guanine(2445)-N(2))-methyltransferase RlmL produces the protein MEKLYYATCQLFFEDLLEQELTTLGATSTERSVGGVFFNASEPVMYRVLIHARTIASLRLVLLQSDISEAKDLYQKSLSIAWFEYFSQDDLFACHVSSSGKNIAPENYLMLVMKDGIVDSFRKIGRARPNINNELATHYVHLQVVDNHIVIALELEHELFKRGYRTSLDEENQEMAKVKLIKKRKSHNHPAPLKEHLAASLLYRAHWLEEVEQSPDKIFYDPMCGSGTIVIEAFMMAYQMSPQWLRQRWRIKHWRGFNATLFEQEWKAMALKYHQLLSEHAGLTFWASDKNEHAVAMTRLATEKLGIAPYIKVFNQDFFDTKRPPKAGFILSNPPYGERMGSRDDANRLYAQLGQHLKTQYQQWQVALLAPDSDILRCLDIRSERINTFFNGAKRAVLLRFMIEDREEQRFVLSDEAQELKALISEQFARRKAEAQELYATNAFRFYNAESPLYSATCEYFAGAVVVQEFVVYRSREEQAPAVKQVRTTEFLRIIQEVTGLPKMDIYHKQRRPASSKSQYDKEASVDALQRVVKEGGLEFIVNLSTYIDVGLYLDHRYLRREVMKRSQGKRFLNLFSYTASMSVAAAVGGAIQTVSVDASKTYLIQAKSNFERNHIDLEGGNHRLVRRDIKKYLRELESEEFDMIYLDPPTFSNGKGRDALDIQKDHGAMITHLMDFVSRDGVLYFSVHYRRFRMDERILRSYNVTDLTKVSHDKDFDGRLEHYLWSVEHRV, from the coding sequence GTGGAAAAGTTATATTACGCAACCTGTCAACTCTTTTTTGAAGATCTCTTAGAACAAGAGCTCACCACCTTGGGCGCCACTTCAACCGAACGTTCGGTGGGGGGAGTCTTCTTTAACGCTAGCGAGCCAGTAATGTATCGCGTCTTGATTCATGCACGCACTATCGCGTCGTTACGCTTGGTGTTGCTACAGTCTGATATTAGTGAAGCGAAGGATCTCTATCAAAAGTCGCTCTCGATTGCTTGGTTTGAGTATTTTAGTCAAGACGATCTCTTCGCCTGTCATGTGAGTTCTTCGGGTAAGAACATCGCCCCAGAGAACTACTTGATGCTGGTGATGAAGGATGGCATTGTCGATAGCTTTCGCAAGATTGGCCGTGCACGCCCCAATATCAACAATGAATTAGCTACACATTATGTCCACTTACAGGTAGTGGATAATCATATCGTTATCGCGCTTGAGCTTGAGCATGAACTCTTCAAGCGTGGTTATCGTACCAGTTTGGACGAAGAGAATCAGGAGATGGCTAAGGTTAAGCTTATCAAAAAGCGCAAGAGTCATAACCATCCTGCCCCGCTTAAAGAGCACTTAGCCGCCTCGCTGCTTTACCGTGCGCACTGGTTAGAAGAGGTGGAGCAGTCGCCCGATAAGATCTTCTACGACCCGATGTGCGGTAGTGGCACCATCGTGATTGAGGCTTTTATGATGGCCTATCAGATGTCGCCCCAGTGGCTACGCCAGCGTTGGCGTATCAAGCATTGGCGTGGGTTCAATGCCACGTTGTTCGAACAAGAGTGGAAGGCGATGGCGCTGAAGTACCATCAGCTTTTGAGCGAGCATGCGGGGTTGACCTTTTGGGCATCGGACAAAAACGAACACGCCGTTGCCATGACACGTCTTGCTACGGAGAAGCTAGGAATTGCGCCTTATATTAAGGTGTTTAATCAAGATTTTTTCGACACCAAGCGCCCGCCCAAAGCAGGGTTTATCCTCTCCAATCCTCCCTACGGCGAGCGTATGGGTAGCCGTGATGACGCCAATCGCCTTTATGCACAGTTGGGTCAGCATCTCAAAACCCAATACCAGCAGTGGCAGGTGGCGCTCCTTGCCCCTGATAGCGATATTTTACGCTGTTTGGATATTCGATCGGAGCGCATTAACACCTTCTTTAATGGCGCAAAACGCGCGGTCTTGCTTCGCTTTATGATTGAGGATCGTGAGGAGCAACGCTTTGTCTTGAGCGATGAGGCACAGGAGCTTAAAGCGTTGATCAGCGAGCAGTTTGCGCGTCGTAAGGCAGAGGCGCAAGAGCTTTATGCAACGAACGCCTTTCGTTTCTACAATGCAGAGAGTCCGCTCTACTCGGCAACCTGTGAATATTTTGCCGGTGCGGTGGTGGTGCAGGAATTTGTGGTGTATCGTAGCAGAGAGGAGCAAGCTCCAGCGGTTAAGCAGGTGCGCACTACGGAGTTTTTACGCATTATTCAAGAGGTTACGGGGCTACCTAAGATGGATATTTACCATAAACAGCGCCGACCGGCCTCGTCTAAGAGTCAGTACGATAAGGAAGCTTCGGTGGATGCGCTACAGCGTGTGGTGAAAGAGGGTGGGCTCGAATTTATTGTCAACCTCTCTACGTATATTGATGTGGGGCTCTATTTGGATCATCGTTATCTTAGGCGCGAGGTGATGAAGCGTAGTCAAGGTAAGCGATTTTTAAATCTCTTTAGCTACACCGCCTCGATGAGTGTGGCAGCTGCGGTGGGCGGAGCGATTCAGACGGTCTCTGTGGATGCCTCTAAAACCTATCTTATACAGGCAAAGAGTAACTTTGAACGTAATCATATTGATTTAGAGGGGGGTAACCATCGCTTGGTTCGACGTGATATTAAGAAGTATTTACGCGAGTTAGAGAGCGAAGAGTTCGATATGATTTACCTTGATCCGCCCACCTTTAGTAACGGTAAGGGGCGTGATGCGCTGGATATTCAGAAGGATCATGGGGCGATGATTACGCATTTGATGGATTTTGTTTCGCGTGATGGGGTACTCTACTTTTCGGTGCATTATCGCCGTTTTCGCATGGATGAGCGCATTCTGCGTAGTTATAATGTTACTGATTTGACAAAAGTCTCGCATGATAAGGATTTTGATGGCCGCTTGGAGCACTATTTGTGGTCGGTGGAGCATCGGGTGTAG
- the nifJ gene encoding pyruvate:ferredoxin (flavodoxin) oxidoreductase, with the protein MADKKMVTIDGATAAAYVAHAVNEVIAIYPITPSTPIAEVCDEWSAQGRTNIWGNIPIVSELQSEGGAAGAVHGALSTGALTTTFTASQGLLLMIPNMYKIAGEMTPTVFHVPARALAVNGLSIFGDHSDVMACRQTGWAMLASSNVQEVMDLALVAHAATLKARVPFMHFFDGFRTSHEVQKIEEIPQAVMNDLIDYDYVAAHRARAMDPEHPTMRGSAQNPDVYFTARESINKEYADTPAIVQSYMDRLAKHTGRQYHLFDYYGAKDAEHVIIAMGSGVEPVEEAIDLLNAQGGKCGLIKVRLFRPFSAEHFIKALPATVKAIAVLDRTKEPGSLGEPLYEDIRTAIGEMMESGNAPFKGWPKVVGGRYALGSAEFTPAMAKAVFDNLKSEKPKNKFTIGITDDLTGTSLEYDPSFRFKVEGLNQAMFYGLGSDGTVGANKNSIKIIADHTDKYGQGYFSYDSKKAGTVTVSHLRFGDKPIRSPYLIDSADFVACHKFSFLERVDMLSNIQEGGTFLLASPFAADAVWRMIPTNVQQTIIDKKLKFYVIDAVKIARENGMGARINVIMQVAFFKISGVLHVDQAIGYIKEAIKKTYGRKGEAMVEQNIKTVDAAFENIFEVNYPKTIEGNLQMAKAVPDDAPQFVREVLAEIINGRGQHLKTSQLPMDGVYPTATTKYEKRNLAETIPEWLPETCIACGQCSMVCPHAVIRMKAFQDKSVFENAPEGFRRKTMAAGPLKEKEFTIQISPEDCTGCGACINICPAKGKALAFVDQRTVRDEGIKNWDFFLNELPESNVPVSTDTPLGTQIRRPMFEFSGACAGCGETPYIKLITQLWGTNLVVANATGCSSIYSGNLPTNPYAQTDDGKGPTWGNSLFEDAAEYGFGMLLTYENLNKHALDILPQVGLDASLVESIKGNDQSTDEKLAQMRADVAKLKEACTKIGSDQAKHLLSLADYLVKKVHWVVGGDGWAYDIGYGGLDHVLASGKNINMLVMDTEVYSNTGGQSSKATPTGAIAKFAAGGKAVTKKPLGLMQSMYGNVYVAQINMGANMSQTIKAIKEAVAYDGPSLIIAYSHCISQGGNMMQGMNQGKEATTSGMWPLYRYDPRKVADGKNPFMLDNQAPSTPVEDYLYKQVRFKSLQKVNPERATELLTKIKTDLDRQFKELKYLADRPF; encoded by the coding sequence ATGGCTGACAAAAAAATGGTAACCATAGATGGCGCTACAGCTGCTGCCTATGTTGCCCATGCAGTTAACGAAGTAATTGCTATTTACCCAATTACTCCCTCAACACCCATCGCAGAAGTCTGTGATGAGTGGAGCGCTCAGGGACGCACCAATATCTGGGGAAATATCCCTATTGTCTCGGAGTTACAAAGCGAGGGCGGTGCCGCTGGAGCAGTGCATGGTGCGCTCTCAACAGGTGCGCTTACCACCACTTTCACAGCAAGTCAGGGTCTTCTCTTGATGATCCCTAACATGTATAAAATCGCCGGTGAGATGACTCCCACCGTCTTTCACGTTCCCGCACGTGCGCTTGCGGTTAATGGCCTTTCCATCTTTGGCGATCATTCGGATGTGATGGCTTGTCGTCAAACAGGTTGGGCGATGCTTGCTAGTAGCAACGTGCAAGAGGTTATGGACTTAGCCCTTGTTGCTCATGCAGCTACACTTAAGGCACGTGTGCCTTTTATGCACTTCTTTGATGGCTTTAGAACCTCTCACGAAGTGCAAAAGATCGAAGAGATCCCTCAAGCGGTGATGAATGACCTGATCGACTACGATTACGTTGCTGCCCACCGCGCCCGTGCTATGGATCCTGAGCATCCAACCATGCGTGGTTCTGCGCAAAACCCCGATGTCTACTTCACCGCCCGTGAGAGCATCAACAAGGAGTATGCGGATACTCCTGCTATCGTGCAATCCTATATGGATCGCTTGGCGAAACACACTGGTCGCCAATATCACCTCTTCGACTATTATGGTGCAAAAGATGCCGAACACGTCATCATCGCCATGGGTTCGGGTGTAGAGCCTGTAGAAGAGGCTATCGACCTGCTCAATGCACAGGGTGGCAAGTGTGGTCTCATTAAGGTACGCCTCTTTAGACCCTTCTCTGCCGAACACTTTATCAAGGCTCTGCCTGCTACTGTTAAGGCAATCGCTGTCTTAGACCGCACCAAAGAGCCAGGTTCTCTAGGTGAGCCTCTTTATGAGGATATCCGCACCGCTATTGGCGAGATGATGGAGAGTGGTAACGCTCCCTTTAAAGGTTGGCCAAAAGTTGTGGGCGGTCGCTATGCATTGGGTAGCGCCGAGTTCACTCCTGCGATGGCTAAAGCGGTCTTTGATAACCTCAAGAGCGAGAAGCCAAAGAATAAATTCACCATTGGTATCACTGACGACCTCACTGGCACCAGCCTTGAGTACGATCCATCTTTCCGCTTCAAAGTAGAAGGTCTCAACCAAGCGATGTTCTACGGTCTTGGTTCCGACGGTACCGTTGGCGCAAACAAAAACTCCATCAAGATCATCGCCGACCACACCGACAAGTATGGCCAAGGTTACTTTAGTTACGACAGTAAGAAGGCTGGTACCGTTACCGTCTCGCACTTGCGTTTTGGCGATAAGCCTATCCGTAGTCCCTACCTTATCGACAGTGCTGACTTTGTTGCTTGTCATAAGTTTAGCTTCCTAGAGCGTGTCGATATGCTCTCCAACATTCAAGAAGGCGGAACCTTCCTCTTGGCTAGCCCCTTTGCTGCCGATGCCGTTTGGCGCATGATTCCTACCAACGTACAGCAGACGATTATCGACAAAAAACTCAAGTTCTATGTCATCGACGCGGTAAAAATTGCGCGGGAAAATGGCATGGGCGCGCGCATTAACGTTATCATGCAAGTTGCTTTCTTTAAAATTTCTGGCGTATTGCATGTTGATCAAGCTATTGGTTACATTAAAGAGGCCATCAAGAAGACCTACGGTCGTAAGGGCGAGGCGATGGTTGAGCAAAACATCAAGACCGTCGATGCTGCCTTTGAAAATATCTTTGAGGTCAACTATCCTAAAACCATCGAGGGTAACCTCCAAATGGCTAAGGCTGTACCAGACGATGCGCCTCAATTTGTGCGCGAAGTCTTGGCCGAGATCATCAATGGTCGTGGTCAACACCTCAAAACCAGTCAGCTTCCTATGGACGGCGTCTATCCTACTGCCACCACCAAGTACGAAAAGCGTAACCTCGCCGAGACCATTCCAGAGTGGCTTCCTGAGACCTGTATCGCCTGTGGTCAATGTTCGATGGTCTGTCCTCACGCCGTTATCCGCATGAAGGCCTTCCAAGATAAGAGCGTCTTTGAGAATGCCCCAGAGGGCTTTAGACGCAAAACCATGGCCGCAGGTCCTCTTAAAGAGAAGGAATTTACTATCCAAATCTCCCCAGAAGATTGTACTGGTTGTGGTGCTTGTATCAACATCTGTCCTGCAAAGGGCAAGGCTTTAGCCTTTGTCGATCAGCGCACTGTCCGTGATGAGGGCATTAAAAATTGGGACTTCTTCCTTAATGAACTCCCTGAGAGCAACGTTCCTGTCTCCACTGACACACCTCTTGGTACACAAATTCGTCGCCCCATGTTCGAGTTCTCGGGCGCTTGTGCTGGCTGTGGTGAGACCCCTTACATTAAGCTTATCACCCAACTTTGGGGTACCAACCTTGTGGTAGCCAACGCTACAGGTTGTTCCAGTATCTACTCGGGTAACCTGCCCACCAACCCCTACGCACAAACCGATGATGGCAAGGGTCCAACTTGGGGTAACAGCCTCTTTGAGGACGCTGCCGAATATGGTTTTGGTATGCTTCTCACCTACGAGAACCTCAACAAACATGCTCTCGATATCCTTCCTCAAGTAGGATTGGATGCCAGTCTCGTTGAATCCATTAAGGGCAACGACCAGAGCACCGACGAGAAGCTCGCCCAAATGCGTGCCGACGTTGCTAAGTTGAAAGAGGCTTGCACCAAGATCGGTAGCGATCAGGCTAAGCACCTCCTCTCCTTGGCTGATTACCTCGTGAAAAAAGTACACTGGGTTGTCGGTGGTGATGGTTGGGCTTACGACATTGGATACGGCGGACTTGACCATGTTCTTGCTAGCGGTAAGAACATCAATATGCTAGTTATGGACACCGAGGTCTACAGTAACACCGGTGGTCAATCCAGTAAGGCAACCCCAACCGGTGCTATCGCTAAATTCGCTGCTGGTGGTAAGGCTGTTACCAAGAAACCGCTTGGTCTTATGCAATCGATGTATGGTAATGTCTATGTTGCACAAATCAACATGGGTGCCAATATGTCCCAGACCATCAAGGCTATTAAAGAGGCAGTCGCCTACGACGGGCCATCCCTTATCATTGCCTATAGCCACTGTATCAGTCAGGGCGGTAATATGATGCAGGGTATGAATCAAGGAAAAGAGGCAACCACCTCGGGTATGTGGCCTCTCTACCGCTATGACCCACGCAAAGTTGCTGATGGTAAGAACCCCTTCATGCTCGACAACCAAGCCCCTAGCACCCCCGTTGAAGATTATCTCTATAAGCAAGTTCGCTTTAAGAGTCTCCAGAAGGTCAACCCAGAGCGCGCTACGGAGCTCTTGACCAAGATTAAGACCGACCTCGATCGTCAATTTAAAGAGCTAAAATACCTCGCTGATCGTCCGTTCTAA
- a CDS encoding MFS transporter: MESNQALTGMQVRKGRANFNTYQALNGASFPLINGSIITLLAIQLGADATFIGLISSLNYLAFILVYFGRILEPRIGAVPLYYWAWLMRNIMMLPILSIPIIMIWGNTELALSILLFSSIGFNLTRGPGMGANNSVVSELSTPKNRASYLSLTFMLNFGAMILATVLIGLVLRFNASTLSYTLLIALGIALGFLSCYYLFILPRAPKSTQKLSFFTFLKNIFGRADFRIFAIVFFFISFVTAATRPFIVVYMRDVYYQNDSNAILFTVAGLFGAFLMSAFSKTIVQTVGAKTLFIFFTALSGVSLLPAAISPNLSGLYLIIFLSTFNFLAVFGLQGIESTGQTYLFGIIKRNETMDAFILFFMIFGLGGSLGSFTGGQLLNTLQSAGIANSSTVFRIFFGVAAGFMIPLLVLMSFLKNTNKTSVRTGLSLIINPRDIQAISLANRLGAATPSEIGPILEQISRLESDAAVDIIVESLQSPKFEIRRKALATLENISSADQPPELTRALLQQLRNHPFSTAHVAARILGQHQISQAIPSLRRAVMSEDYRLKAEAITALGNLKDSSAILLIKRQIYHNNNHYVLVSSIQSLTTLLSVNDMYVLLWPLSWQKVEPTILNESILGAAKLLGILDRFYHRYLLWLHNQPEAYNELKEVMQAQKKTKPALKQSLEQIIFHHASQLDFMQQMRTFIQSCSKNDTPLMQSMLRICQNPLFTRYASLRFFMIYLLIWQLEEKKL; this comes from the coding sequence GTGGAGAGTAATCAAGCACTAACGGGCATGCAAGTGCGTAAAGGACGGGCTAACTTTAACACCTATCAAGCCCTCAACGGTGCATCATTTCCGCTTATCAACGGCTCGATTATCACGCTTCTGGCTATTCAGCTGGGGGCGGACGCTACCTTTATCGGTCTTATCTCCAGTCTCAATTATTTGGCCTTTATCTTGGTCTACTTTGGGCGCATCCTAGAGCCTCGTATTGGGGCTGTACCTCTCTACTACTGGGCATGGCTGATGCGCAATATCATGATGCTCCCCATTCTTAGCATTCCAATTATCATGATTTGGGGCAATACGGAGTTAGCACTCTCCATTTTGCTCTTTAGTAGTATCGGCTTTAACCTTACGCGCGGGCCAGGCATGGGCGCAAATAATAGCGTCGTTAGTGAGCTCTCCACGCCAAAAAACCGAGCCAGTTATCTCTCGCTTACCTTTATGCTCAACTTTGGCGCGATGATCCTTGCCACGGTGCTTATTGGATTAGTCTTACGCTTTAATGCCTCTACCCTTAGCTACACGCTCTTGATTGCATTAGGCATTGCCTTGGGATTTCTCTCCTGCTACTATCTTTTTATTCTCCCGCGTGCGCCCAAAAGCACACAGAAACTCTCTTTCTTTACCTTCTTAAAGAACATCTTTGGACGTGCAGACTTTCGGATCTTTGCGATTGTCTTCTTCTTTATCTCCTTTGTTACTGCGGCGACACGCCCCTTTATTGTGGTTTACATGCGCGACGTTTATTATCAAAATGACAGTAATGCGATCCTTTTTACCGTTGCAGGGCTCTTTGGTGCATTCTTAATGAGCGCCTTTAGTAAAACGATCGTACAGACCGTAGGCGCAAAGACGCTCTTTATCTTTTTTACCGCGCTCTCAGGCGTGAGCCTCTTGCCGGCAGCCATTAGCCCCAATTTAAGTGGTCTCTACCTGATTATCTTTTTGAGTACCTTCAACTTTTTGGCTGTCTTTGGGCTCCAAGGCATTGAATCGACAGGGCAAACCTACCTCTTTGGCATCATCAAGCGTAACGAAACCATGGATGCCTTTATCCTCTTCTTCATGATTTTTGGTCTGGGGGGTAGCTTGGGTTCGTTTACCGGTGGACAACTGCTTAACACGCTACAATCGGCAGGCATTGCTAACTCTAGCACGGTCTTTCGCATCTTCTTTGGTGTGGCAGCTGGCTTTATGATCCCGCTTTTGGTGTTGATGTCCTTTCTTAAAAACACCAACAAAACCTCGGTACGCACTGGCCTTAGTCTGATTATTAACCCACGCGACATTCAGGCCATTAGCCTTGCCAATCGTCTTGGGGCGGCTACTCCTAGTGAGATTGGTCCTATCTTGGAGCAAATTAGTCGCTTAGAGTCTGACGCTGCCGTCGATATCATTGTTGAGAGTTTGCAATCACCCAAATTCGAGATCCGTCGTAAAGCCCTCGCCACGCTGGAAAATATCTCCAGTGCCGACCAACCGCCAGAGCTCACCCGAGCGCTCTTACAACAATTACGCAATCACCCCTTTAGCACCGCCCATGTAGCTGCGCGCATTTTAGGACAACACCAAATTTCGCAAGCCATTCCTAGCCTGCGACGTGCCGTTATGAGCGAAGATTATCGCCTTAAAGCCGAAGCCATTACCGCTCTAGGCAATCTCAAAGATAGCAGCGCCATCCTTCTCATCAAGCGCCAGATTTACCACAACAACAATCACTATGTTCTGGTAAGCTCCATCCAATCGCTCACGACTCTGCTCTCGGTAAATGACATGTATGTGCTCTTATGGCCCTTGAGTTGGCAAAAGGTAGAGCCAACTATCCTCAACGAGTCTATCCTTGGAGCCGCGAAACTGCTTGGTATTCTCGATCGATTCTACCATCGCTACTTGCTCTGGTTACACAATCAACCAGAGGCCTACAACGAGCTCAAAGAGGTCATGCAGGCACAAAAAAAGACCAAGCCTGCCCTTAAGCAGAGCCTTGAACAGATCATCTTTCACCACGCCTCTCAACTAGACTTCATGCAACAGATGCGCACATTCATCCAATCTTGCTCCAAAAACGACACCCCGCTCATGCAAAGTATGCTCCGCATCTGCCAGAATCCGCTCTTTACGCGCTACGCATCTTTACGCTTTTTTATGATTTATTTGCTTATTTGGCAATTAGAAGAGAAAAAGTTATAA
- a CDS encoding DUF4416 family protein: protein MGNITPFAPEKLMMGLLFRDKEQAEDAKKTIVQTWGELDFVSDTYTFSDHSPYYDKEMGGTVFRQFISVERLIDPQALAEIKIKTNAIEATFMHAGYRPINLDPGLINTGRLILATTKSVAHRFALQSGIYGELTLFYSQKRWQILPWTYPDFRDATTQADLSQIRKLYRKQIREH from the coding sequence ATGGGGAACATTACGCCATTTGCACCAGAAAAGTTGATGATGGGTCTACTCTTTCGCGATAAAGAGCAAGCCGAGGATGCCAAAAAGACGATCGTCCAGACATGGGGAGAGCTAGATTTTGTCAGCGATACCTACACCTTCTCCGACCACTCTCCTTATTATGATAAAGAGATGGGCGGGACGGTCTTTCGTCAATTTATCAGTGTGGAAAGATTGATAGATCCGCAAGCACTCGCCGAGATCAAAATAAAAACCAACGCCATCGAGGCAACCTTTATGCACGCTGGCTATCGTCCCATCAACCTTGACCCCGGTCTCATCAATACAGGGAGGCTCATTTTAGCCACCACCAAGAGCGTGGCGCATCGCTTTGCCCTACAATCGGGCATCTACGGCGAGCTGACGCTCTTTTATAGCCAAAAGCGTTGGCAAATTCTGCCTTGGACATACCCCGATTTTCGCGATGCCACCACCCAAGCCGACCTTAGCCAGATCCGCAAGCTCTACCGGAAGCAGATCCGTGAACATTGA
- the earP gene encoding elongation factor P maturation arginine rhamnosyltransferase EarP translates to MNIDLFCQVIDYFGDVAVTYRLARALKQRKPSLTLRFYCTHPDLVLALHPTHDQQSIALLPYTSASGQAMPADVAIEAFACTLPQDYPLPPIIINLEYLTAESWINDYHGLESFGMNPAGKKFFFFPSFTAQGSLTHGDFIEEKEIVQRHPSLTKKELSVELDLPKSYLSRPWLLLYLYEINETFLHQLLDHFAIIQIGASPTTIEDAWLVKRRCSQAIFDRLLLVADALFIRGEDSLSRAVLAGKPFLWQAYRQEEEYHHVKVHALNDHLADLYAHPDHQHWATLQAKFNRENCVDLAEFFAISTTFFTQMSNAFCQMPSLEVNLLQFIHTKGHHTQAPSR, encoded by the coding sequence GTGAACATTGATCTCTTCTGTCAGGTTATCGACTACTTTGGCGATGTCGCTGTAACCTATCGCCTAGCCAGAGCGCTCAAACAGCGCAAACCCAGCCTCACGCTACGCTTCTACTGCACCCACCCCGACTTAGTTCTTGCCCTTCATCCTACCCACGATCAACAGAGTATCGCGCTCTTACCCTACACCAGTGCATCCGGCCAAGCCATGCCTGCCGACGTCGCCATCGAGGCCTTTGCCTGCACCCTACCGCAAGACTATCCGCTACCACCCATCATCATAAACCTCGAGTACCTCACCGCTGAATCTTGGATCAACGACTATCATGGCTTAGAGTCGTTTGGCATGAATCCCGCAGGCAAAAAATTCTTCTTCTTTCCGAGCTTCACCGCACAAGGCTCGCTTACGCATGGCGATTTTATCGAAGAGAAAGAGATTGTTCAGCGTCATCCTTCTCTTACCAAGAAAGAACTTAGTGTAGAGTTGGATCTTCCGAAAAGTTATCTAAGCCGACCGTGGCTTCTATTATATCTGTACGAAATTAACGAGACCTTCCTGCACCAACTGCTTGACCACTTTGCCATCATCCAAATTGGCGCATCTCCTACCACCATAGAAGATGCTTGGTTGGTGAAGCGTCGTTGTAGCCAAGCGATATTCGATCGATTACTTCTGGTTGCTGATGCACTCTTTATTCGTGGAGAAGATAGCTTGAGCCGTGCCGTACTCGCAGGAAAACCCTTTTTGTGGCAAGCCTATCGGCAAGAAGAAGAGTATCACCATGTTAAGGTACACGCGCTAAACGACCACCTCGCCGATCTCTATGCCCACCCCGATCATCAACATTGGGCAACACTACAAGCTAAATTCAATCGGGAAAATTGCGTAGACTTAGCGGAATTCTTCGCCATCTCTACCACATTCTTTACCCAAATGAGCAACGCTTTTTGCCAAATGCCTAGCCTAGAGGTTAATCTGCTTCAATTTATCCACACAAAAGGTCATCACACTCAAGCACCATCACGCTGA